A genomic region of Candidatus Schekmanbacteria bacterium contains the following coding sequences:
- a CDS encoding gliding-motility protein MglA: protein MAIFNVALDEAIIKIVYYGPARGGKTTNLEYIYNKSDPETRGKLISMRTETDRTLFFDLLPMNLGKIRGMNIKLQLYTTPGQVQLSSTRKLVLKGVDAVVFVADSQKDQVEANLESLEDLKINLSESGLDIDSIPIVFQYNKRDLPDITPVEEMESILNPMGLDSFSSSAINGEGVFETLKCVSKKTIEKIQSSKIPIATSREINPHPLKDILTKPPKNGNGDLSKAITELEDKILDARRTLNRLSRALSEIEEKLSDSNN, encoded by the coding sequence ATGGCTATATTCAATGTTGCTTTAGATGAAGCAATTATAAAAATTGTATATTATGGTCCTGCAAGAGGTGGGAAAACAACAAATTTAGAATATATTTACAACAAGAGTGATCCTGAAACACGCGGCAAATTAATTTCAATGAGGACTGAAACTGACAGGACATTATTCTTTGACCTCTTACCAATGAATCTTGGGAAAATAAGAGGAATGAATATTAAACTGCAGTTGTATACTACTCCAGGACAAGTTCAGCTCTCCTCAACACGAAAACTCGTTTTAAAAGGAGTTGATGCCGTTGTATTCGTAGCCGATTCTCAAAAAGACCAAGTCGAAGCCAATCTTGAAAGCTTGGAAGATTTAAAAATTAATCTGAGTGAAAGCGGTCTTGACATTGACAGCATTCCTATCGTATTTCAATACAATAAAAGAGACCTTCCTGATATTACGCCGGTTGAAGAAATGGAATCCATTTTGAATCCTATGGGACTTGATTCTTTTTCCTCTTCTGCAATAAATGGAGAAGGAGTTTTTGAAACTTTAAAATGTGTTTCAAAAAAAACGATTGAAAAAATTCAGAGTTCCAAAATCCCAATAGCGACATCGAGGGAAATCAATCCCCATCCCCTAAAAGATATCCTTACAAAGCCGCCAAAAAACGGGAATGGCGATTTGAGCAAAGCTATCACTGAATTAGAGGATAAAATACTCGATGCGCGAAGGACTTTAAACCGCCTTTCAAGAGCGCTGAGCGAAATAGAAGAAAAACTCAGCGATTCCAACAATTAA
- the rny gene encoding ribonuclease Y, producing the protein MDIYIYLIIGVVAGALVTYLLTYKNRKKAEEDIEATRKEAEKIIRDAKKEAETIIKESRIEAKETILKARADFEKETKEQKKELQALEKRLSQKEENIDRKIDFLSKKDLDIQNKEKELVQKKEELKKAEEHLNELTFECKRRLEKISGMSAEEAKKILIDSIKEEAEHEAMKYVKKIEEGAKDNALKKAKEIIATAIQKTASDYVAETTVSVVDLPSDEMKGRIIGREGRNIRAFEIATGVDLIIDDTPEAVILSAHDPIKREIAKRTLEKLISDGRIHPGKIEEVLGKMTAEVEEDIKEEGNQCCLLLGIHGLHPELVKLLGRLKFRTSYAQNVLEHSKEVAYLCSIMASELGVDKEIAKRAGLLHDIGKAVDHQVEGSHAIIGADIAQKYGEKEVIVNAIRSHHEEANPLSIEAILLQAGDALSAARPGARREMLESYIKRLEKLEELADSFNGVEKSYAIQAGREIRIIVKNEDLSDEETYSLAREIARKIEKELSYPGQIKVTAIRETRAVEYAK; encoded by the coding sequence TTGGATATATACATTTATTTAATCATAGGTGTTGTGGCTGGAGCTTTGGTCACATACCTTTTAACATATAAAAACAGAAAAAAAGCTGAGGAAGATATAGAAGCAACTCGTAAGGAAGCGGAAAAGATTATCAGAGACGCGAAAAAAGAAGCTGAAACTATCATCAAGGAAAGCCGCATCGAGGCAAAAGAAACAATTCTCAAAGCAAGAGCCGACTTTGAAAAGGAAACGAAAGAACAGAAAAAAGAGTTACAAGCACTTGAAAAGCGATTGTCTCAGAAGGAAGAGAATATTGACAGAAAAATAGATTTTCTTTCAAAGAAAGACCTCGATATTCAAAACAAAGAAAAAGAACTTGTGCAAAAAAAGGAGGAACTAAAAAAAGCTGAAGAGCACCTGAATGAACTAACTTTTGAATGCAAAAGGCGTCTTGAAAAGATATCCGGGATGAGTGCAGAAGAAGCAAAGAAAATTCTAATAGACAGCATAAAGGAAGAAGCAGAACACGAAGCGATGAAATATGTCAAAAAGATTGAAGAAGGCGCAAAGGATAATGCATTGAAGAAGGCAAAAGAAATAATTGCAACTGCAATTCAAAAGACTGCATCCGATTATGTAGCTGAAACAACTGTTTCTGTTGTTGACCTCCCTTCAGATGAAATGAAGGGGCGTATAATTGGAAGAGAAGGCAGAAATATTAGGGCTTTTGAAATAGCTACAGGCGTTGACCTAATAATTGATGATACTCCGGAGGCGGTCATATTATCAGCCCATGACCCCATTAAAAGAGAGATTGCGAAAAGAACACTTGAAAAACTTATCAGTGATGGAAGGATACACCCTGGAAAGATTGAGGAAGTGTTGGGCAAAATGACTGCAGAGGTTGAAGAAGATATCAAAGAAGAAGGTAATCAGTGTTGTTTGCTCCTTGGAATACATGGGCTTCATCCAGAGTTAGTTAAGTTATTGGGAAGGCTTAAGTTTCGTACAAGCTATGCGCAAAATGTTTTGGAACATTCAAAAGAGGTGGCATATTTATGCTCAATTATGGCTTCTGAATTAGGAGTTGACAAGGAAATTGCAAAAAGAGCCGGCCTTCTTCACGATATAGGTAAAGCAGTTGACCATCAGGTTGAGGGCTCTCATGCAATTATAGGTGCTGATATTGCTCAAAAGTATGGTGAGAAAGAGGTTATTGTAAATGCTATTCGTTCTCATCATGAAGAAGCAAATCCTTTGAGCATTGAAGCAATACTCCTTCAGGCAGGAGATGCTCTTTCCGCTGCGAGGCCCGGAGCAAGGAGAGAAATGCTGGAGTCATATATCAAGCGCCTTGAAAAACTTGAAGAGTTGGCTGATTCCTTCAATGGTGTTGAGAAATCTTATGCTATCCAAGCAGGAAGAGAAATCAGGATTATTGTAAAGAATGAAGACCTTTCCGATGAAGAAACTTATTCTCTTGCGCGAGAAATAGCGAGAAAGATTGAAAAAGAGCTTTCCTATCCGGGGCAGATAAAAGTCACTGCAATAAGGGAGACGCGCGCAGTTGAGTATGCGAAATAA
- a CDS encoding 5-formyltetrahydrofolate cyclo-ligase, with protein MEKEKIRKMMAGLRQNLREDERQEYSQLACKNLLSLEVLLKAENIICYASKPEELCTDFFIKEILKKGKRIALPKVNEDRKELSFYYIRSLEDDLERGFKNILEPKEGLERIKDVSEIDFAVIPSLSVDLGGNRIGFGGGYFDRYFFGKRYKAVLCSLVFDFQILDRIPRKDYDLKLDIVVSEKRIHFCGNNKQNDH; from the coding sequence GTGGAAAAGGAAAAAATTAGGAAAATGATGGCAGGGTTGAGGCAAAACTTAAGAGAAGATGAAAGGCAGGAATACTCCCAGTTGGCCTGCAAAAATCTTCTTTCATTGGAAGTGCTTCTAAAAGCAGAAAATATTATCTGCTATGCATCAAAGCCAGAAGAATTATGCACTGATTTTTTCATAAAAGAGATTTTGAAGAAAGGCAAACGAATAGCTTTGCCAAAAGTAAATGAGGATAGAAAAGAATTATCCTTTTACTACATTCGTTCTCTTGAAGATGACCTTGAACGAGGATTTAAAAATATTCTTGAACCAAAGGAGGGATTAGAAAGAATAAAAGATGTTTCTGAAATTGATTTTGCTGTTATTCCATCTCTATCAGTAGATTTGGGAGGCAACAGAATCGGCTTTGGAGGAGGATACTTTGACAGGTATTTTTTCGGTAAGCGTTATAAAGCAGTTTTATGCAGTTTGGTTTTTGATTTTCAAATTTTAGATAGAATACCGCGGAAAGATTATGATTTGAAGCTTGATATCGTTGTTTCAGAAAAAAGAATTCATTTCTGCGGTAATAACAAACAAAATGACCACTAA
- a CDS encoding cell division protein ZapA, producing the protein MIVGKKSTTVKIYGKNYSLVFDGDEDHFNEVVDYLNEKMDNISKSAKVVDSIKVAVLAALKITDEYLTLKKNVDKVQHLDNEKAEMLIKLIDSNVEELRNC; encoded by the coding sequence ATAATTGTGGGAAAGAAAAGTACAACGGTAAAAATTTATGGGAAAAATTACAGTCTTGTCTTCGACGGCGATGAAGATCATTTCAACGAAGTCGTAGATTATTTGAATGAAAAAATGGACAATATTTCAAAAAGCGCAAAGGTAGTTGATTCTATTAAAGTGGCAGTGCTTGCAGCATTAAAAATTACAGACGAATATTTGACTTTGAAGAAAAATGTCGATAAGGTACAACATTTAGATAATGAAAAAGCGGAGATGCTTATAAAACTTATCGACAGCAATGTAGAAGAATTAAGAAACTGTTAG